From Paraflavitalea devenefica, the proteins below share one genomic window:
- a CDS encoding DUF2625 domain-containing protein, with translation MQRIIVFVIFLLVTSTGLAQHKMRTLEELINKEEPGWLLVKGWIDSAKNKVEILPADSSKATDALFKTQVTTRSPMGAIVYMTGGLLVDGGWIRILGSGHPRLNRSLPEWNKGKTFQEYGEAPGYLLIADDVLGGFFAINGGTFSKEKMGKVYYLAPDNLEWEDLDVTYTDFLHFCFNGNLEEFYKGYRWKDWQKAVATLSGEKVFAFFPFLWSKDWKDINKVTKDPIPIAEQFKFNLETRKRLGLETNYHK, from the coding sequence ATGCAAAGGATTATTGTGTTTGTTATTTTCCTGCTCGTAACATCCACTGGTTTGGCGCAGCATAAAATGCGTACCCTGGAAGAGCTCATTAACAAAGAGGAGCCGGGCTGGCTGTTGGTGAAAGGATGGATTGATTCTGCTAAGAATAAGGTGGAGATACTGCCGGCAGATTCCTCCAAGGCTACAGATGCTTTATTCAAAACACAGGTCACTACCCGCTCACCCATGGGCGCTATTGTGTACATGACCGGTGGCTTATTGGTAGATGGCGGATGGATACGGATACTGGGTTCCGGTCATCCGCGGCTCAACCGCTCCCTGCCGGAATGGAATAAAGGAAAAACTTTCCAGGAATATGGAGAAGCTCCCGGCTATTTGCTGATAGCTGATGATGTTTTAGGCGGGTTCTTTGCTATTAATGGCGGTACCTTCAGTAAAGAAAAAATGGGCAAGGTGTATTACCTGGCGCCGGACAACCTGGAATGGGAAGACCTTGACGTGACCTACACTGACTTTTTACACTTCTGCTTCAACGGCAACCTGGAAGAATTTTATAAAGGCTACCGCTGGAAGGATTGGCAAAAAGCCGTAGCTACCTTATCCGGCGAAAAAGTATTTGCCTTCTTTCCCTTTCTCTGGTCCAAAGACTGGAAGGATATTAATAAGGTGACAAAGGACCCCATTCCTATAGCGGAACAGTTCAAATTCAACCTGGAAACACGCAAGCGGTTGGGACTTGAAACCAATTATCATAAATAG
- a CDS encoding homogentisate 1,2-dioxygenase: protein MPYYHKLGQIPHKRHTQFRKPDGGLYSEQLFSTEGFSNDYSLLYHNHPPTQIIHTDEPVSVAPVIAEEKMLKHRSFEGFNIKPEKDFLQSRKPVLVNNDCHVVLAAPEGSMDAYYYKNADADEMLFIHEGSGVLRTMYGELPFGYGDYLVIPRGTIYQIHFKDTHNRLFIVESFSPIRFPKKYLSKYGQLLEHSPYCERDIRAPQNLPTFDEKGDFLIKTKKKGMLYGIHYGHHPFDVVGWDGCCYPFAFSIHDFEPITGRVHQPPPVHQTFEGNNYVVCSFCPRLFDYHPQAIPAPYNHSNIDSDELLYYVDGDFMSRKNVTRGMITLHPGGIPHGPHPGAVEKSLGAKETKELAVMVDTFHPLQLTVEALGIENQHYTMSWAE, encoded by the coding sequence ATGCCTTACTACCATAAACTGGGGCAGATCCCGCATAAACGTCATACACAGTTCCGCAAACCCGATGGCGGCCTGTATTCAGAACAATTATTCTCCACGGAGGGGTTTTCCAATGATTACTCCCTGTTGTACCATAACCATCCGCCCACACAGATCATTCATACGGACGAGCCGGTGAGTGTGGCGCCTGTCATAGCGGAAGAAAAGATGCTGAAACACCGCAGCTTTGAAGGATTCAATATTAAACCGGAAAAGGATTTCCTGCAAAGCCGTAAACCGGTACTGGTGAATAATGATTGCCATGTGGTGCTGGCAGCGCCAGAGGGAAGCATGGATGCCTATTATTACAAGAATGCCGATGCCGATGAAATGCTCTTTATTCATGAGGGCAGTGGCGTACTGCGTACCATGTATGGTGAACTGCCCTTCGGCTATGGCGATTACCTGGTAATACCCCGGGGCACGATTTACCAGATCCATTTTAAGGATACCCATAACCGTTTATTCATCGTAGAATCTTTCAGCCCCATACGTTTTCCCAAGAAATACCTGAGCAAGTATGGACAGTTGCTGGAGCATTCTCCTTATTGTGAGCGGGACATCCGCGCGCCGCAGAACCTGCCCACTTTTGATGAAAAAGGCGATTTCCTGATCAAGACCAAAAAGAAGGGTATGCTGTATGGCATTCATTACGGTCATCATCCATTTGACGTAGTGGGCTGGGACGGTTGCTGTTATCCCTTTGCCTTCAGCATCCATGATTTTGAACCTATTACAGGCCGTGTACACCAGCCGCCACCGGTGCACCAGACTTTTGAGGGCAATAATTATGTGGTGTGCTCTTTCTGTCCGCGCCTGTTTGATTACCATCCCCAGGCCATTCCGGCACCTTATAACCACAGTAATATTGACAGTGATGAACTGTTGTATTATGTAGATGGTGATTTTATGAGCCGTAAGAATGTGACGCGGGGGATGATCACCCTGCATCCCGGAGGTATACCCCATGGGCCGCATCCTGGTGCGGTGGAGAAAAGCCTGGGCGCCAAGGAGACCAAAGAACTGGCCGTGATGGTGGATACTTTCCATCCGCTGCAGTTGACCGTGGAAGCTCTGGGTATCGAAAATCAACATTATACCATGAGTTGGGCAGAGTAA